The genomic window GCATCGCCGCGCCGGCCACCCCCGCCACCGAGCGGCCCGGCAACAACCCCAGGCACGCCAGGATGACGAGCACGCCCGAACGTTCCAGGGACACCGGACCTCGCGACAACGGACATCGCGACAACCGCCCCCGAGATAGTGGCCCCCGCGACACCGGACGCGGCCAGGCCGGTTACCCAGGTGGCGAATACCAGGGCCGCGACGACTACCAGCAACCGCGTTATGCCCAGTCCAACGAGTACGACCAGGCTCCCAGCTACAACAGTGGATCCGGCTACGCCGACAACGAGTACGCGCCGGAATACGCGGGCGAGTACGACCGGCCGGACTACGCGCACGACGAATACCCGGGCCACGACGAATACGCTCCCCAGGCCGAGCCGCAGTCCGCCCCCAGACACGAACCCACGCCGGCGCAGCGCCGCGAACAAGGCCTTCCGCCGCGCCGCGAATCGATCCCGCCCGGCCAGGAGTCGTTGTTCACACCCGATCCAGGCCCCGCCGCTGTGCGCGGTCCGGTCCGCGCGCCCGTGCGCCAGGCGGCGGAGTCCGACGACCACGAGCTGGCGGCCGCGCACGAGTCGGTCCGCGAGTCGGAGAGCCCACGCGCCGACCGCGACGACGAGCCCGTGGTCAACGCCCGCAATTCCTGGCCGACCTACTTCACCAAGTCGCAGGAGAGCTCGGCGCCGTCGAGCTCCTCGGCCAGTCTGAACGCGAAGTACACCTTCGAAACGTTCGTCATCGGCGCGTCCAACCGGTTCGCACACGCCGCCGCGGTCGCCATCGCGGAGGCCCCCGCCCGCGCCTACAACCCGCTATTCGTCTGGGGCGCTTCGGGTTTGGGTAAGACGCACCTGCTACACGCGGCCGGCCACTACGCCCAGCGCCTGTTTCCCGGCATGCGGGTGAAGTACGTCTCGACCGAGGAATTCACCAACGACTTCATCAACAGCCTGCGTGACGACCGGAAGGTGGCGTTCAAACGCCGCTACCGCGAGACCGACATCCTGCTCGTCGACGACATCCAGTTCATCGAGGGCAAGGAAGGTATCCAGGAGGAGTTCTTCCACACCTTCAATACCCTGCACAACGCCAACAAACAGATCGTCGTCTCCTCGGACCGCCCGCCCAAACAGCTGGCCACGCTGGAGGAACGGTTGCGGACGCGGTTCGAGTGGGGCCTGATCACCGACGTGCAGCCGCCCGAGCTGGAGACCCGCATCGCCATCCTGCGCAAGAAGGCGCGGATGGACCGCCTCGACGTGCCGCACGACGTGATGGAACTGATCGCCACCCGGGTCGAACGCAACATTCGCGAGCTGGAGGGCGCGCTGATCCGGGTGACCGCGTTCGCGTCGCTGAACGGGCAGCCGCTGGATCTGCCCCTGGCAGAAGTGGTGCTGCGCGATCTGATGCCGGATACCGCGGCGCTGGAGATCAACGCGGCGACGATCATGGCCGTCACCGCCGAGTACTTCAACACCACCCTCGAGGAACTGACCGGACCCGGCAAGGCGCGACCGCTGGCGCAGGCGCGGCAGATCGCCATGTATCTGTGCCGTGAGCTGACCGATCTGTCCCTGCCGAAGATCGGTCAGGCGTTCGGCCGCGACCACACCACGGTCATGTACGCGGAGAAAAAGATTCGCAAGGAGATGACCGAGCGGC from Nocardia iowensis includes these protein-coding regions:
- the dnaA gene encoding chromosomal replication initiator protein DnaA, with product MDDEQNVLATVWPEVVAELTTGSPDGAIPPVTRAQQAWLKLVKPLTVAQGFALLSVPSSLAQEAIERDLREPILRSLARRLGPQVEGLGVRIAAPATPATERPGNNPRHARMTSTPERSRDTGPRDNGHRDNRPRDSGPRDTGRGQAGYPGGEYQGRDDYQQPRYAQSNEYDQAPSYNSGSGYADNEYAPEYAGEYDRPDYAHDEYPGHDEYAPQAEPQSAPRHEPTPAQRREQGLPPRRESIPPGQESLFTPDPGPAAVRGPVRAPVRQAAESDDHELAAAHESVRESESPRADRDDEPVVNARNSWPTYFTKSQESSAPSSSSASLNAKYTFETFVIGASNRFAHAAAVAIAEAPARAYNPLFVWGASGLGKTHLLHAAGHYAQRLFPGMRVKYVSTEEFTNDFINSLRDDRKVAFKRRYRETDILLVDDIQFIEGKEGIQEEFFHTFNTLHNANKQIVVSSDRPPKQLATLEERLRTRFEWGLITDVQPPELETRIAILRKKARMDRLDVPHDVMELIATRVERNIRELEGALIRVTAFASLNGQPLDLPLAEVVLRDLMPDTAALEINAATIMAVTAEYFNTTLEELTGPGKARPLAQARQIAMYLCRELTDLSLPKIGQAFGRDHTTVMYAEKKIRKEMTERRRVYDQVQELTARIKQRSR